ATGCCATCGATACCAATAGGCAATAATTGGTTGCTTTGGGTAAATTATTGTTAACTGCAGCATCTGTCCTTCAGTGCTGGATTCTCAAGCACAGAGGGTAGAGCCGCAAAAGCAAGCAGAGCAGTTAAGAAAAGGGGGGTACTTAAGACTACGGAAATCATTAGTATTTTCATAATAGCCTCCTGGCCTTTATTGCAACTCTAATTTCTGTAGATTAAGTATACGATATGTATATAGTTTAATCAAAATGATTATTTTTAAATAATTTGCGGGGGGGGTTAGTGCTCAAAAAATACAGGCGACGACTTCCTGTATACTGAGCCTCTTACGTGGTTCACTATGGAGGTTTATGGAACGCTTTAGGCTTCCTACTGGGTACATAGGCTTGCACACCACGCTCCAACACAACCCCCTAATCTGGCACTATTAAATGGTTCAGCCAGGATTAGCCATCACCTATATATATAAATAATAGACCATTGAAGGTGGAGCCCGAGCAATTTTGCGCAAACTTTACTTATTTCTTATCTCTCGCTAAATGATTAGCTGATGCTTGTACTGTGGGCATAATCGTCATTTCTTCGATATCTACATGTTTTGGGCGAGTTATACAATAAACTATCGCATCTGCTATATCATCTGCTAATAAAGGCTGAAAATCTTGATAAAACTCTTTTGCCTTTTGTTTATCATTCCATCGGACCTCACTAAACTCAGTTTCAACCGCACCCGGTGCAATTTCAGTAACTCGAACAGGTTTACCTAACATATCCAATCTCATTGATTTTGAAAGAGCATGGACCGCATGTTTCGTTGCACAATAAACATTGCCATTGGGATAACATTCGTGACCTGCCACAGAACTGATATTGACTACATGACCACGACCTCGCTCCAACATACCTGGTATCAAAGTACGACTGACATAGAGTAATCCTTTGATATTTGTATCAATCATGATATCCCAATGTTCTTCAATTCCCTTTTGCAAAGGCAAACTATCTAAAGCCAATCCCGCATTGTTAATTAATACATCCACGGATTGCCATTGGCCAGGTAAGGAACCTAGTTGCTTTTTAACTTGTTCAGGATCACATACATCTAAAGGTAAAACGTAATGCTCCTCTCCATAAAGTTGAGTCAACTCTTTGGCTAAGGCTTCAAGTCGTTCGACTCGGCGAGCACACAGTATTAATCGAGCTCCTTGCTGTGCGCACAAACGAGCACAAGCCTGACCAATTCCACTGGAAGCTCCTGTCACTAAAATAATTTTATTGGTTAAATTGTTCATCTCATGCCTCATCGCTACATGGTTAATGCGAGGAGGATAAGTTTGAGTGATACTTAGCTTTTTTGCAATAATTGCATCACTTCATCGTCGGTTGTTTGTGAAAAATCACTGTACCACAAGCCTACAGCATAAAAATTAACCGGGCGCATGGGACAAATAATTTCGTCAACTAGAGGAGCGATTTCATCACAGGTCGAGCGGGCGGCCACCGGAACTGAGACTATAATTTTAGCTGGATTTTTCTGTTTTAATGCAGCAATTGCCGCTCGCATAGTATAACCTGTCGCGATACCGTCATCTACCAGGATTACTGTTTTTCCTTCTAAGTTAGGGAATGGTTTTTTTCCTCGATAAACCAACTCACGCCGTAATAATTCGTCTTGTTCCGATTTTTGAATTGTATTAATCGCCTCTTTCGATATGAGCATGGCATTGACTATCTCATCGTTCAAAACAGTTATTCCGCCCGACGCAATGGCTCCCATAGCTAAT
The DNA window shown above is from Legionella sp. PC997 and carries:
- a CDS encoding SDR family NAD(P)-dependent oxidoreductase, producing the protein MNNLTNKIILVTGASSGIGQACARLCAQQGARLILCARRVERLEALAKELTQLYGEEHYVLPLDVCDPEQVKKQLGSLPGQWQSVDVLINNAGLALDSLPLQKGIEEHWDIMIDTNIKGLLYVSRTLIPGMLERGRGHVVNISSVAGHECYPNGNVYCATKHAVHALSKSMRLDMLGKPVRVTEIAPGAVETEFSEVRWNDKQKAKEFYQDFQPLLADDIADAIVYCITRPKHVDIEEMTIMPTVQASANHLARDKK
- a CDS encoding phosphoribosyltransferase; amino-acid sequence: MNYQDRFHAGRVLADLLKKYAKRTDVLILALPRGGVPVAYEIANKLSLPFDIFIVRKLGVPGHAELAMGAIASGGITVLNDEIVNAMLISKEAINTIQKSEQDELLRRELVYRGKKPFPNLEGKTVILVDDGIATGYTMRAAIAALKQKNPAKIIVSVPVAARSTCDEIAPLVDEIICPMRPVNFYAVGLWYSDFSQTTDDEVMQLLQKS